The Terriglobales bacterium DNA segment TTTCCCACACGGTAAATTTTGTCCGGAGAGATACCTTCATGGAGCAGATTAGTGTCGGCGTCTTCCGAGGGAGTAAATAAGAGGTCGGCAAGCTGGTCGGTGACCAGACGATTGATTTCCTCCGGCATGGTGCGATCGAAAGAACGCAGGCCAGCCTCTACGTGGCCTAACGGGATGAGCAACTTGGAGCAGACTAACGTGGCTGCCACAGTGGAATTGACGTCCCCATAGACCAACACAATGTCCGGTTTACGTTCCAGAACCACGTCTTCAAAGCGGCTCATGATCTCAGCCGTCTGCCGAGCATGACTGCCCGATCCAACTGCCAGATTCACATCTGGGGCAGGGATATTTAGTTGCTGAAAGAAGACATCCGACATATTGGCATCATAGTGCTGGCCGGTATGCACCAGGGTCTGCTTAACTCCGCTCCGCGCTGCCAATGCGCGAAGAACCGGCGCCGCTTTCATAAAGTTCGGTCTAGCCCCAACAACATGAAGAATATGCATGCGAACCTGTCTTATTCCTCGATCGATAAAGTAGAAGAAACTGTAGGTTGTTCTAGATTCACCCGAGCAGGAATTTCGAGCCCCGAGTATTCACGGATGAAGCGTTCGATCTCAAGCGATACACATTCTCTGGTCAGAGAGGTAGCAGTCGAGGGAGTTTTCCGCTCCGGAGCTTTGCGGAACTGCAACTTCTCAATTTCTTCCTGCTGGTGAATCATTTTTAGCAGGCCCATCCGGGTCAAAGCCTCGTCAGCCGCTCCCAGTTTTCCGGCAAAGATGCTATAGGCGTTAAGTCCTAGCAGAGCGGCTTCACGTACCATGGTGCCGCCGCCACTGAAGATCGCGTCCGAATGCCACATTAAACTCAACCCATCGACCGCTTCGCTCGAAATGCGGAAGCGATCCGAAAGCGGGCCGTATTGTTTGCGCAACGCTATCGCTTGTTCCTCAGTGCGGGTAAGCGTGACAACCTGGATGTCGTTCTGCTGTTGCAATCGCTGCATCAGAGTATGAAGTAACTTCTCCGACTTCGGATCCTGATAATGCGCCCACGTAGAAGGAGGACGGAGGGTCACAATAATTCGTTTTGGATCGAGCTGTAACTGGGTAAGGATGTTAGGGTCTGGCTTGAAGTCGTAAATGTACACTTCCTCTTTAAACCCAGGATAGGTCACCAATTTGTTCAGCTTCAGACCCTGCTTTTGGAGACGCTGCACCGGAATCTGCTGTGGTACCAGGACGCGGGTAGAGACCATGTTAAAGAAGCGGCATGAGACAAACTCATAGTCATAGAGCGTCATGGTGGGAATGCGAAGAAGATATGCAGCCAGCGCCATTGCCCGTGAACCGTGACTAATTGCAACCGTGGGCTTCTGCTTTTGTACATACCTGGCCAACTGCCCCGCCCTTTCCGCGGTTGCGCCCACTCGAGTCACAAAATGACGTGGCGTACGATGCTTGCCGATGGTTACAAAATCGAGCCCATACCAACGGGCCAGCTCTTCTGTCTGTGAGAATGAGCGGACGGTAATAAAGTGCGGTATGCCTTCGCGCTCCAGCTTACGAATGATGGGAGCGAAGAATTGCACGTGCGGCGAATTGTCTAAATCTATCCAAACGTTCATGGTTGTTCCAGGAAATCCCTCGGCGTGAGCGAGTTTGTGAGTGTTGGAATTGGGATACTGGTATGGAACCATTTACTGTTCATTGGTTTCTGTGGTCCGGTGACTGCACTGGTGTTTCTTGTTCTCCGTTCATAGAGCGTTGGCAAACTTCATCAGAGTTGGTGCGGCAGCGAGAGACTTCATAAAGAGGCCTTCCCTGCACTGCCCGAAAATACTGCGACGGCAACGGCTCCTTCTGCTCCCAGGCAACCATGCTGTTCTGCGGTAACGCACGCACTCGAAACTGCTTGGTTGACGGCTCATAGTTGCCAAAACTGAAACAATGTCCGATGCAAGCACGATCCAAGATCATGCTGATATCGGTCCCTTCCACCGCGGGATAGTAGAACTTCCCAATCACTCTTTCTCCCGCCGGCAGTTGGCGGACGGTTGCCTCAACATTGGATTCCAACCGGTTCATTGCGCCCGTGTCTCTATATGCCAGGCCAAAGAAAACCGCGGCGACCGCGATAAGTCCCCCCGCGTGCCAGCGCGCCGGCTTCACTTGAGCTAGCAACGCACAGCCCATAATCGCCGCTATCAGCGAAAACCTTTCAGTGACGTCCCCGTAGTCGGCATTGTATGAAGGGAGCCAGATCTCTCTCGGCAATAGAAAAGCGCCGACTGCGCAGAGAACGTACATTTGAAATGGCAAACCAAGTAAAGATTCGCGATATCCTTGGGCGCGGACAAGCCGAACGAACAATACTCCGGCTATCAGGAGGAAGGCGACAAATACAACGCGATAAGGCTTCCCGAAAAGACGCACCTGATCAATACCGGTTGCAAGCAGAATCTGGCGGACGGTCCAGTGCGACTGGAAGAGACGTACGACGGCCTCTCGTAAGCCTAGAAGAACTGCGATTCCCGCCAAGAACGGGATGGCTCGATGTTTGAGCGCTATGCCCCTATAGATAAGCGTATATAGCCAGGCAGAAAGCGTCCAAATCACAGGCAATGGCTGTGCCAGCCATGCCAAGGCGAGCAATGTTCCGGCCGCGGCGTAGTCCCAAGTCGTAGCCCGCCACAAAATCGCGAGTGCAAAGAATGATAAGCCAAGCGCAAGGTAGTAATTGAACAGCCCTTGGTGGAACACCGCCCCATACGCAAATACTGCAATGGCGGGAGTAATGAACCACGGTACGCGTCGAGTGATGGCGCAAACAGTTGCGAAGGCGCCCCAAAAGAAAATAAGAACGGAAGCTCCCACCGCGATCCGCTGAGCAGCCGAAAAGCCCACCACCGCAGAAAGCCAGGTCAAAACACTGTCGAAAAGTACGTTGGTCCACTGTTGGGTCAGCAAAAGACCAGGCGCGTTGCCTGACTTGATGAGAAGTGCCAGCCAAGCGTTGTAAGCATGGCTGCCCAGATCTCCAGCTTCAATTCTGGGATGCCAAAAGCACGGCACCAGCACGCCGAAGCTGATTGCGGCGATCGCCACGCCATGAGCGCGCACGAATTCCCCTGCGCGGGCGAGGCACGACACTGCGGTGCCTTCTCTGGCCTTTATCTCTCGATCAACGGTGATAATCGCAGTAGACATTAATAGTTGAGGGACTGCTCACCTCATCGTGACTAACGATTCGTGTTTTTGCTGAACCTCTGCCCTAGCATCAGCGTGCTCCGACGCCGAACGCGTGGGCTCGTGGTCTCTTAAACTACGGGGACGAAGACGGGCGAGTGCGCGGACGCTAAAAGCCTGGTCTATGCTAAACACGCCATATAAAGTCGCCATCGACGCCAATCCCAATAGGTATTGCCGTGCGGGTTGCACAACAATCAGTGGTACGGCGGCCACGGACAGCGCACTCCAGAATGCGATCTCGACTGCTCTCCCTTTTGGATAAAGGACAGCAGTCAGCAGTCCGAAATTCGCAAAGCCAAAAATCACCAGGACGACTACCCCGGTCTTCGCCATCAAACTGGCAAGTACCCATCCCGGGTGTTGACGCACAATACGAAATACTTCGGACCGCAGCGCCTGATCGTAGCCGGCACTCAAGTAGGCCGCCTGGGGCGCGATGGACCGTACTTTTGCTTTGCCGACCTCATCGCAAGTACCAGCTGGAAGATATGGACTGCTTACATAGCCGAGACCGATGTAAGCCAGGTGCCAAAACGTGTGCCGGTCAAAGTCGCTTGTCCGCTCTGCTTGAGCAGTCATCAAAAAGGAATCGCGGGATGACTTTAAGGTAAGAAATAGTTCTCGCGGAATTGTCACGGCAACAAGAAAGATTGCCAACACAACTAACCGTCTTGAGATGCGACCCTGAGGCCAAAAAAGAAGTATGCATGAAAGGAACATGACAGTTGGCAACGCCGCATTGCTTCTAATCAGCGAGGCCGTGCCGCAGAGCAGGCCGGCCAAGACAAACCATGTCACGAACCAGGTAACAGAAGACTGCTTTCTGATGAGCAGCAAGGCCCAAGGCACCAACAATAACGGTACAGCACATTCAAAGATGTAGACGTCGCCAACGTGATAAGCGAAAGAAAGTAGGAGCAATAAGGCAAACATCGCAACAAGTTTGCCGCCCCAACTCTGAAGACTTATCAGCAGTCCAACTCCCCCAACCGCTCCGGCAATAATTAAGGTGAACAGAAAAAAAGTTCGAATCGCTTGAGCCAGAGTTATGTGCAGAGAACGCGAGAGCGCAGGAATGAAATAATAAATTCCCAGATCATCGGTAAATCCTGCGGGGGTATACTGCCGTCCGTCGAAAGCAACCAGCGGTGTACCAGTTTTTTTAAACCCTTCGTTGGCCTGCGACAAATCCTCATACCTGCTTGGCATGATACCAACGCCAGCCGGAACAGAGGACGTGCCCAACGATGCACTTCGTTCAAGAATAACCGAGCAAGGCTGATCTACATGAGACACCGGAATCGTAGTTCCAGCTTCAGCTTGCAACGCTGGGGCTGCTAACAACGCGATCAGCAATGTGCAGACTCGCGGCAGAGTGATGTGACATGAGACGCTCTCTGCTGCGTACTGTTTTAGACTACGCGTCGAGTTGGACACAGGAAACATGGCTCTTAGCTTGCTGCTACCGACGACTGGTCCACCCTTGCGTCTACTGGTCTATTTCGTAAGTCAGTCATAATCTGGGGTAACTTACGCAGGGTGCGCCAGTAGACATCTTCGGTCAACAGGTGTTCGAACTCACCATTGCGACCGATGCTGTATAGAAATTCGATTCCCGTACATTGCTGAAACTGTTTGCGAGCTTCTTCGTACTCGCTCAAGAAAACAGGGTATGCAATCGGTGTTCTCAGGGTCCGACAACCCAAGTAACGTTGGCGCGCGTCCTTGATTATGGGTGTAAGGGACTCCAGGCAGAATTCGCCGGCCTGGTCCTCGGTCATTGACCAGATCTGATCGCCAACTTCGCAACCAAGATCTACAGTGACCAGAGTCTTTCCCGCGGGCGCTAGCCAGGGCATGGAGATAGGGGTCTCCGTAAGCCGAAAGAACGGGAATTGCTGCTCGGGAGTCCACAGCACAGCATCCTTCAGAAGATTTCGTCCGAGAAATCTCATCATCACAAAGACCATGGGACGAAACTTAAATTGAGATAGATAGTCGAGTGCGCGAGTGCCCTGCAAAAGTTTGGGGAGCGCACTGCACGGGATAGTACTAATGACCGCTGAAACTTCCTGTTCCCGCCCTTTAACGCGAACGGCAACGGTTCGATTCTCCTTCACCACAATGGCTTCTACTGGGGTGTTCAGATGAATGTGAGATGACAGCTCCGATGCCATCCGCTCAGAGATCATCTTGAGGCCAAGTTCGGGATACACATGCCATACACGGATGCTTTCCGGTAGCTCTCGCCCGTATCCGATGGCCACGGCTTTATTCATGATCCTGCTCGCCGCCCTTAGCAAAAGAACGCGTAGGATCCCGACCGGAATCTTGTCTCCGACGGACGCGGCCAAATCCGAGGCTGGAGCACCTGACCATTCTTCCAGTAAAGGGATAGCGATTTCATCCGCCAATGCCTTGCCGTACATTCTCCGAAACCAATCAGCGGCGGTGTTCGACTTTCGTGGACCTGGGGAAATATGACTGATAAGAGCGCTAGTCAGGTAGCGCGGCGCCGTCATCAACCCCAACGGATAAGTGTAAGTACGACCCTTTATCAATACGCTCTCACCGTAGTAGCGCACATCACGGCAGTGCTCAGCGATGCCGACTTCCTTAGCCAGACGGTTAGTTATAAAATGCGCGCCCAAATCGTAAGTAAATCCTTCATCATCAGTGAAGCTGGTCGCCAATCCGCCTACATGGGGCCCGGCTTCATACAACTCAACCGGAATGCCTGACCGGCGCAGCTCGCGGGCGGCCGTCAGCCCTCCGATGCCCGTGCCGAGAATTGCTACCGGTGGTTGCTGTCTGAAATTCATTGGCAGTGTGACTGACCCATATCTATTGTCGTAAACGGCGATTACCGGTCCGCTTCTTGTGCCGCCATGGCAACCGATGTTGAATGAGGCGGTTCCTGAATCTTTTCTGGCGCTGGGCTGACCAAAAACGCCCCCGTCTGTCTGGCAACCAGATATGCGTGCTCCTGAAGACTGACTACCGAAAACATTTGGCAGTACAGGTCGAGAATTTTCTCGAGCATCTCCATCTTTCGGCCGCTCTCAATCTGCATACCGGGAAAATAGGACAATCCGATTGCATCATCGCTGCCCAGGAAGTCCAGCGGATGCAGTAGCAGCGAAGGCGACGTGCCCGTCAATCTGCACAGTTCCAAGGCAGCACGGAAGTAGCCGAAAGCCAGCGTCTTTGATAACTGACTCAAATACAAAATATAGCTGGCATGAATTGGCGTCCTCAGCAGCGGCATTGTGGTGACCGGAATCTCCACAATGTTCTTTTCCTTGCCCCAGCAATGCGCTTTTATAGGCCGGAAAACATCGCTAAAGGACCCAAACAGTTCCTTTCGTTCCTGTGCCGCTTTCTTATTAAGCGTGGTCGTCTTGAAGTAATAGGCACGCGCCAGAGGTCCTAAGAACGTGGGTAGAGTAGAGGCATCGTAGAGATACCCTCGACTCGCGAGTACCTGCATCATGGCGGGCGAATTACTGAAACCCGGGCCGCGAAACCCAATTGGTCTTTTTCCAGTTATCCACTCCACGCTGTCTGCGGTCCGGGAAATTTCCTCGTCAATCGAGGCTTCGGGGAAGTGATGCATCCACGGTTCGTGCGAAAAAGAATGATTCCCGATCTCGTGGCCGGCGGCAGCAATGGATTTCAGCGCCTCATGATTACGCTCTAAGGCCGCATCTTGGCCCACAACGAAGACGGTGATCTTCAACTGCCGGCTCGCGAGGAAATTCAGCACCCGCGGGCTCAATTTATCCAGATACGAGGGAAAGCCCTCCCAGCCAGGGTCTCCATGGGTCTTCATGTAAGACCACTTATTGTCTAGATCCAGCGAGAGGCTGGCTAAGGGCTTGTACTGCTTCATAATTGACACCATTCTTTGTGTGAGTTCGGCTTGAAGAAAGCGAGAGCAAGCATTCAGAGGCTTTCTCCGCCAACTGCAAGGTTTCGTTTACGTTCAAGGTACCGTTCAAAATGTGAGACGAATTAATCGCATGCAGGCCTGGAACCGATGTAGCAGTGGGAGGTAGACGCTCCGAATAGTTAATGGTCGGAATAGCGAGCACGTGGCGCACTCGCGAGACCCGGAAGCAAAGCAGATCACGCCGGTCGAAGTCAGGATACATGCGTTCCAGGGCCTGCAGAAATCTGGTTTGCAAAGCGTCATCCGTAAGGTCGAAATCCGGACTGTCAGAAGGTACGTATTTGGGAAGATATACAAGCGCATTGCCGGCGAAATGTTTGCGATCAACCAGCGCTGACATCTCAATGACGGCGGTAAAGGGGACCCAAGGTTCGACGATATTGGTCACATAGAAGTTAGCGAGTGGCTTCTTCAAGAGAAGTGAAGCGCAGATTACGCCCTGATATTTGATCCCGCGAAGAAGGTCCTTCTCGTGTTGAGTAAGATCGGGACAAAGCCTCGCGATGATGGGACCTGGGGTCGTAATGACAACCTGGTCAAAGAACTCCTCTTCCCCGCCCGATCGCTCGACTCTTAGCTGGCCTCCGGGGATCGCCTCAATTTGCCGAACCGACTGGCTCAACTGGATATGTACTCCGGCGTGCAACAGGGCTTCGGCAAAGCGATCCAGGATCCGCGCATATCCTCCCGGCACATAGCCGAACATTTCCTTCTTCATGCCCGATTGCCGAGCGGCATACATGCGAGCGATTGTGGCCCAGATAAATGCCGCAGACGCTTCCTTGTAGTTCTCCCCCAATTTCGCGCGAAGCAAGGGGGCCCAGATGGCCTCGACGGTCTTACGGCCGGACCAACGCTGCAGCCACTCAATAGCAGAAATCTTCTCCAACTTTTTCCAATTCTTTACTTTGGAAGCATAGAGAATGTTCGCGCCAAGCCGGAGCTTGTCAATGAACCTGAGCGGAGGGAACTGCAAAAACTCCAGCGTGTTCGACATGGAATACAGGTTGGAATCGACATAGAAGCCGGTGCGAGTCTGCTTCCATTGCATTTCATGTTCGAGTCCGAGCTCGCGGAGTAAGGACCGGGTGTAGCTGTCCGAGCCGAGCGTAACGTGGTAGTGCCGATCCCAAGTTACATCTCCTAAGTTCCACGCACTGGCTAATCCACCCAGGCTGGGGGCGGATTCCATCAACGTCACCGATTTGCCCTGCTGCGCGAGGCGAAGGGCCAGAGTCATGCCCAGGATCCCGCCGCCCACTACGCACCAGCGATGTGTCTTCATGGCTTTTAGAGTCGAGCGTAATCAGTCGGTGGAGTCCGCTCAATCACCACACCATCCACCAAGGCATATTCCAAACTGCATTCGGAACAGCGCATCTCTGCAATATCGGTAGGCAAGGTATTTCCAAACCGAACCAGAGGATTGCCGCACCTGCAGACCAACCCAACCGGTCTTGCCGGGTGTCCCACCACTAAATAGAAATCGCGGACTGACTTAGTGACCAGCGAGCCCATTCCTACCATGGCAAAACGGCCAATTGAGAGATCATTCCCAATAACGCAGCCTGCACCGATGGTTGCACCTTCCCGGACCAGAGTCGGCCGGGTGTGCTCATCAGGTTCGGAAGGTCGCAGCCTGGATAAGTCAGATGTAGTCGCACGAGGGAAACGATCATTGGTGAATACGGTCCGGGCGCTGATCATGACGCCGTCTTCTATCGTCACCCCGGCACACACGTACACAAAAGCATTAATTTTGACGCGATTACCAATGCGTGTGTACCCGGCAATGTAGGTTTTTTCACCGACAATGCACTGCTCGCCAATATGAGCCGGGGGGCGAATGTGGACGTTATCCCACACTCGAGTTCCCGCACCAATCTCCACGCCTTCTTCAACGATTGCGGTGGGATGGAGAAATACCTTCTCACCAGCGGCTACTACAGAAGGATTCACAGCGCAGCTCCCTTAACTCCCACCAACTCCTCAGCGAAATCATCCGTCAAGACCGGGGTCCACTGGCGACGATGCAGAGCGGTGTAGGCAGCGGCAATAACCTGCACTGACGCCAAGCTATCCTGGACGGTGATGGCGGAAGGGACCTCGCCTCGAAGGGTCAGGACAAAGTTATCCACCTGATTGCGGAACGCCTGTGATTTGCTGTAACCAGAACCGAACTTAAGCCAATTGGGAGAGGCAAAGTGACGGTATTTTGACTCTCGCCATCCCACCGAGACCATGCCCTGGGAGCCGTAAATGTCGATGTAGCTCTCCCGCTCCTTATTAATGGTCCAAGAGAGGTCACTAGTAGCGACTACTCCGCTTACACTCCGTGCCAGGATGTGGACCGTGTCCTCAACCGGAAGACCCTGAGTCCTCTTCCCTTCCAAGGCATGCACCTCGGCGAGAGGTCCTAAAAAGTACCGCATCATGTCCACGGAGTGCGTGCCGTTATCAATCAGCACTCCCCCGCCGCTGATCTGCGGCATGGAATTCCAGCGAGATGACATGTCCACTTGCGAGGTAAAGCTATTTTCGAATAACACCACATCGCCGATAATTCCGGAGGTGACCAAACTTTTCGCGCGGACTACGTCATCCACATGACGAAATTTGGAGGCCATAATCAGTTGTGTGCCCGCCGACCGCGCGGTTTCCATCATGCTTCTGGCGCTTTCGACGTCAATGCTCAGGGGCTTTTCACAAAGAACATGAACGCCGCGCGTAAGGAAGTAGGTGGATATCTCGGGATGGGTGACCGGTGGAGTGCAGACGATCACGGCGTCCAGGTCAACCGCTTCCGCCATGCTTTCGTAGGAGTCGAAGCTGGCGCATTTCAGTCCTTCCGCCATGTCGCGCGCGGCCTCGGGCCGCAGGTCGGCAACGGCGACGAGGGACGCTCTGCTGTAACCGGCAAAAGCTTGAGCGTAGGCTTGCCCAACGTAGCCCGAGCCCACCAGCCCGATCTTTAGTTTTTCCGAGCCGTTACCGGCCGCGTAATTCTGCAACTGAGTCATGAATGCTCCCTGCAATGTAGTCAACGTGTTCGTCTGTGTAGTTTTCGTTCCAGGGTAAAACCAACAGGCTGCGCAAAGCTTCAAAGGTTTGAGGAAAGTGCGCAGGGTCGTAATCCACGGCCTCGGGGCGGGCGAGCGAAAACGGGAACTGGCTGACCCCAAAGGTTCGCCGTTGTTGAAATACCTCGCACATGAATGCCGGCTTTTGAATGTAACGCGGGCTGGAAGAAATTCCTTTTGCCTTGAGACTCTTTCCTAACCCTACCGCACCGTCAGGTATTACACGGTCGTCCACTCGCAAGCAGTACTTCCAATAGGTGTGAACACTCGCCGGGTGGACCCAAGGTACCTCGATTCCAGACAGGCCCCGCAGTTTGTCGCTTAGTTTGGAAGCAGCTGCCATCCGCTTATTGGCCACTCCCACAAGTTTGGGCAACTGCGCCACAGCGACCGCGCCTTGCAGTTCGCTCATGCGATAGTTCAATGCCAGGAAGTAGTGGTCGGGCTGAGGATCACCGTAGCCCCACGCCTTATTAATAAAAAGGAACATGCGCCGAGCCAAAGCGTCATTATTGGTACATACCAGGCCGCCCTCGCCGGTCGTGATGTGCTTGCCTTGCTGCAGGCTAAAACAACCAACAGCACCGAACGAGCCCACAGCACGACCGTTGTGCTGCGCCTGGAAAGCTTGCGCGCAGTCCTCGATCACTGGCAGCTTGTGGCGCTCCGCCAACTCCATGATCTCGCCCATTTCACAAGGGTTCCCAAACAGGTGGGTGACCACAATCGCGCGTGTGCGATTACTTATGCAGCGGCTAATACTCGCAGCCGTAACGTTGCAAGTACGAGGATCAACTTCCGCAAAGACCGGGATGCCTCCCTGGTAAAGAATGGGGGAGAGCGCACCCATGTCGGTGATCGGACTGGTAATGACCTCGTCGCCGGGGTTGGGGT contains these protein-coding regions:
- a CDS encoding DUF354 domain-containing protein yields the protein MVPYQYPNSNTHKLAHAEGFPGTTMNVWIDLDNSPHVQFFAPIIRKLEREGIPHFITVRSFSQTEELARWYGLDFVTIGKHRTPRHFVTRVGATAERAGQLARYVQKQKPTVAISHGSRAMALAAYLLRIPTMTLYDYEFVSCRFFNMVSTRVLVPQQIPVQRLQKQGLKLNKLVTYPGFKEEVYIYDFKPDPNILTQLQLDPKRIIVTLRPPSTWAHYQDPKSEKLLHTLMQRLQQQNDIQVVTLTRTEEQAIALRKQYGPLSDRFRISSEAVDGLSLMWHSDAIFSGGGTMVREAALLGLNAYSIFAGKLGAADEALTRMGLLKMIHQQEEIEKLQFRKAPERKTPSTATSLTRECVSLEIERFIREYSGLEIPARVNLEQPTVSSTLSIEE
- a CDS encoding DegT/DnrJ/EryC1/StrS family aminotransferase — protein: MGLAHALERVVLPSDQDASGRTLGQEEIEALVEVIRSGTLTSTKGTWVRTLEERFAALLGVKHVYACASGTAAVHTAIAALDPNPGDEVITSPITDMGALSPILYQGGIPVFAEVDPRTCNVTAASISRCISNRTRAIVVTHLFGNPCEMGEIMELAERHKLPVIEDCAQAFQAQHNGRAVGSFGAVGCFSLQQGKHITTGEGGLVCTNNDALARRMFLFINKAWGYGDPQPDHYFLALNYRMSELQGAVAVAQLPKLVGVANKRMAAASKLSDKLRGLSGIEVPWVHPASVHTYWKYCLRVDDRVIPDGAVGLGKSLKAKGISSSPRYIQKPAFMCEVFQQRRTFGVSQFPFSLARPEAVDYDPAHFPQTFEALRSLLVLPWNENYTDEHVDYIAGSIHDSVAELRGR
- a CDS encoding acyltransferase — its product is MNPSVVAAGEKVFLHPTAIVEEGVEIGAGTRVWDNVHIRPPAHIGEQCIVGEKTYIAGYTRIGNRVKINAFVYVCAGVTIEDGVMISARTVFTNDRFPRATTSDLSRLRPSEPDEHTRPTLVREGATIGAGCVIGNDLSIGRFAMVGMGSLVTKSVRDFYLVVGHPARPVGLVCRCGNPLVRFGNTLPTDIAEMRCSECSLEYALVDGVVIERTPPTDYARL
- a CDS encoding NAD(P)/FAD-dependent oxidoreductase; its protein translation is MKTHRWCVVGGGILGMTLALRLAQQGKSVTLMESAPSLGGLASAWNLGDVTWDRHYHVTLGSDSYTRSLLRELGLEHEMQWKQTRTGFYVDSNLYSMSNTLEFLQFPPLRFIDKLRLGANILYASKVKNWKKLEKISAIEWLQRWSGRKTVEAIWAPLLRAKLGENYKEASAAFIWATIARMYAARQSGMKKEMFGYVPGGYARILDRFAEALLHAGVHIQLSQSVRQIEAIPGGQLRVERSGGEEEFFDQVVITTPGPIIARLCPDLTQHEKDLLRGIKYQGVICASLLLKKPLANFYVTNIVEPWVPFTAVIEMSALVDRKHFAGNALVYLPKYVPSDSPDFDLTDDALQTRFLQALERMYPDFDRRDLLCFRVSRVRHVLAIPTINYSERLPPTATSVPGLHAINSSHILNGTLNVNETLQLAEKASECLLSLSSSRTHTKNGVNYEAVQALSQPLAGSRQ
- a CDS encoding FAD-dependent oxidoreductase → MNFRQQPPVAILGTGIGGLTAARELRRSGIPVELYEAGPHVGGLATSFTDDEGFTYDLGAHFITNRLAKEVGIAEHCRDVRYYGESVLIKGRTYTYPLGLMTAPRYLTSALISHISPGPRKSNTAADWFRRMYGKALADEIAIPLLEEWSGAPASDLAASVGDKIPVGILRVLLLRAASRIMNKAVAIGYGRELPESIRVWHVYPELGLKMISERMASELSSHIHLNTPVEAIVVKENRTVAVRVKGREQEVSAVISTIPCSALPKLLQGTRALDYLSQFKFRPMVFVMMRFLGRNLLKDAVLWTPEQQFPFFRLTETPISMPWLAPAGKTLVTVDLGCEVGDQIWSMTEDQAGEFCLESLTPIIKDARQRYLGCRTLRTPIAYPVFLSEYEEARKQFQQCTGIEFLYSIGRNGEFEHLLTEDVYWRTLRKLPQIMTDLRNRPVDARVDQSSVAAS
- a CDS encoding Gfo/Idh/MocA family oxidoreductase; translated protein: MTQLQNYAAGNGSEKLKIGLVGSGYVGQAYAQAFAGYSRASLVAVADLRPEAARDMAEGLKCASFDSYESMAEAVDLDAVIVCTPPVTHPEISTYFLTRGVHVLCEKPLSIDVESARSMMETARSAGTQLIMASKFRHVDDVVRAKSLVTSGIIGDVVLFENSFTSQVDMSSRWNSMPQISGGGVLIDNGTHSVDMMRYFLGPLAEVHALEGKRTQGLPVEDTVHILARSVSGVVATSDLSWTINKERESYIDIYGSQGMVSVGWRESKYRHFASPNWLKFGSGYSKSQAFRNQVDNFVLTLRGEVPSAITVQDSLASVQVIAAAYTALHRRQWTPVLTDDFAEELVGVKGAAL
- a CDS encoding polysaccharide deacetylase family protein — translated: MKQYKPLASLSLDLDNKWSYMKTHGDPGWEGFPSYLDKLSPRVLNFLASRQLKITVFVVGQDAALERNHEALKSIAAAGHEIGNHSFSHEPWMHHFPEASIDEEISRTADSVEWITGKRPIGFRGPGFSNSPAMMQVLASRGYLYDASTLPTFLGPLARAYYFKTTTLNKKAAQERKELFGSFSDVFRPIKAHCWGKEKNIVEIPVTTMPLLRTPIHASYILYLSQLSKTLAFGYFRAALELCRLTGTSPSLLLHPLDFLGSDDAIGLSYFPGMQIESGRKMEMLEKILDLYCQMFSVVSLQEHAYLVARQTGAFLVSPAPEKIQEPPHSTSVAMAAQEADR